From the Anguilla rostrata isolate EN2019 chromosome 5, ASM1855537v3, whole genome shotgun sequence genome, the window ACTGCCTACTTATTCTGTACCCACATCTGTGTTTAGTAATTTAGTTATAGAGATCCGTACCTCTAACCCTCTTTCCTCATTGGTTGTTAATGGTAGCATTGCTTCTCTATGAGTTTGTCTATGTGTATAGATGCCCAAGGATTCTGGGCTCACACTGAATCCCTTGTTGCTCTGTTGCAGTGTGCAGACATGGAGGAGGGAAGGACTGAAGCACTTCTGATAAAGGAGGAGAGACTCAAAGAGAACCTGGGGAACCCCCACCGTCAGGGGGAGCTGAGGAACAGGGAtgagagtgagtgggtgggggggtcgtgAGTGGGGGGATgggattggggggtgggtgtgggaggGAATGAGAGTGAGTAGAGGGGGTAAATACAGCAGTCAGATTGGATAATTTGGAACCGCATACATATGCATTTAAATCCAGTGGTGCGTTGGTGTcaatccttttattttttttagtatcAAAATGCCACATTTGCTACCTTTTCTCAGTGGCATTTTTGGCATTGAGTCAGTGTGTTTGCTTTCTGTAATAGCTCCTATATATGCTGTTTTCCACCGGCGGTGTGTTATAATTAATATCTGCTACCATACGAGTGTTAGTCTAACCTTACCATATGCACAGTGTTCTAAGTCTTACTCGGGGGTTGGCTACCTTGGTCCTGGAGTGTCGGTGaagtttctggtttttgttccaccTGAGCTTGTTAGTAAGAGCTTGATGGATGACTCGGAGTTTGTGCCCGACTGTTCTGACAGGTGAAACGCAGAGTGCATCCAAACTGCTTCATCAAGCCTGATTTAATTAAACCTGAATCCAACTATGCAGTCATAGTTTTGAATGGGGAGAGAGCCAGGACCATCTCTGCATTCCAGGCCCTGGGTTGCCAGCCCCGGGTCTAGCACATGCAAGAATGAAAGCGATGTTGACAGTAAACGGTTGTGGCCGTTTAGTAACTCAGAACCTGGGAGGAGCAGGGGTGTGGGACGCTGTATTCAGGAACATTCTGAATGTTTGTTTCCAGCCTTCCGTCCTGCTGTGAGCTCATGTGACGGGGCTGAAGGTGCTCTCGCTTTGGACGCACGGAACACTCCTGACGGGGACGACGGCGTTCCCAGAGCCGGACAGGAAGTGTGGGAGACCAGTGGACAGGAAACGGTCCTCAAAACAGAGTCGGTGTGTAATAGTGTTACCAGGAGACTCCAACACAGAGGGGCTGAACACAGGCCAGGAGGACGGAGCAGTCTGGACTCTGAGTTTGTCATGTTTGACAGACCAGGCCAGCTGGGCTCTTACTGTACACAAGGGGGCGCTGTGGCTGGGACGGAGGATCCGTGTTGCTCTTACTCTGCAGAAACGGACCCGGAGTGCCTGTCGTTCCACTCCGAGCTGCAGCCGGGTTCCCCAGCAGAGGAATGGGGGATTAACGGCTTTCCCTCTTTGCATTCAAACCCGAGGGATATAACCGACTCTGTCGACTGTTTGCATTCAAACCCGAGGGATATAACTGACTCTAAGGCAGCAGCTGAGATGCACTCAGCATTGAGCAAAAGGCCCATGCCAGGACCAGCCCTTAACAAAAACAGACTTTACAAACAAATGGCGGACAGAGAGGCCGCTCGGCTGGGAAACGGCGGCATCCTGTaccccggccacgcccacatACCTGGGCGAGAGAGCCAGGTAAACCAGGTGCATTCCAAACCCGAAGCCTCGCTGGGGAAGAGGTATTCGCTCTGCGGCGTCCAGGCCTCTGAGGGCAGCTGTGGCGTGGTCGCGGGAGAGAGGCCTTTTATCTGCACGTACTGCGGCAAGACTTTCTCCCGGACGCGCAATCTGGAGACCCACCTGAGGGTGCACACCGGAGAGAAACCGTTCAGCTGCACGCAGTGCGGCAAGAGCTTCAGCCAGCTGTGCAGCCTGAAAACGCACCTGAGCGTGCACACGGGGGAGAGACCTTTCCGCTGCACACAGTGCGGCAAGCGCTTCGCCCAGCCGGGATACCTCAAGAGGCACCAGACGGTCCACACGGGAGAGAAACCGTTCAGCTGCACACAGTGCGAGAAGAGTTTCTCTTTTTTAAGCAATCTCATCAGACACCAGGGCCTCCATGCAGGAGGGAGACCGTTTACAGGTAGCCTGTGAGAGAGGCCAACCTCTGTGcctaaagaaacacattttatcagTCATAACCtacttaaaggcatactatgcaggatttctttttAGACTTGCTGTGGTTCtatgtttacaatcaaaaaagtctcctcctccatcacctAAAGTACACTTTAAGTATGCTATATTACTGTGCTTATAAACCTGTGTAGGGTCCACCTTGTCAAAGTTCCCTTCAGCTTAAAACTGATTATTCACATAGTATAATTTCAtgaccccccaccaccactccaTTATAAAATTCAGGGGAGAACACTGATCGCACCTAGGCACTCGCATCACTGCGGACTAAATGCCAAATTAAATGGCATTATGGGTAGTCGATAGATATAATTACCAAGTCATCTTGGAAAGATGGAATGCTTGTGTGAAACTGGCTAATCCAAAGTCGGTCTTTTCCCACAGTACATACCCACACCTTTACAGCCCAGTGGAGGggctgctgtttctctgtggaTGGCCCTCATCCCTGCGTCCACTTCCAATAAAATCTCACTGCCTGATAAGATGCACTCTGGAAATAGTTTCTGTCTGTATACGTTTAGACTGGTTTACATTAGCAAATATCCCATCCTTACTTTGCAGACAAAGGCTCCACATGAGTTGCGGTCCTTTTTGCTTGGGATGGGGCAGCGTTCCACATGTCCAGcgtgaaatatttgttttctttcttatgAATGCCCTCGAGGAATGCAGTGGTCAGATGGACCACTTTCACTCGCTTTCAGGTGTTATATTATCTGGTCACATTTGTGCATCTCGAAATGGGTCTGGGGGGCCGTGCCCCTCTCTTCTGGGGACACATCGCCCGCCGAGACGATATGTTTTTAACaatcaaaatttatttcattattccaCGTCATACAGCCTCCGGTCTTTCCACTAACGCccatgttttcatttactgcACCAATGAGGATGTCAAATTTGTCTGGTTccaactggggaaaaaaagaaaatgttaccCATTAAATGCCCAGTGGCATAACCATTACTAAATGTGAAAACCAAGCTTCTCAGCTTCCTCAGACTCTTTGACTTGTCCTGCTTAATGGTTGTCATGGCAAAGCAGTCAATCAGGATAGCCTTTGATTTTTCctaaaaatgtcctttttgaGAGCGGGAAAGAAGGAAAATTGCTTAGTCTTCTCCTGGTGTAGTACTCTTAATATCATGGGTGAAGAGTTTGTAGGCTCCCTCTTTTTCCCTGCCAAAATTTCACCTATCACTGGAGTCAAAGACAGTCAGACATGCGGAAGTAATAGTTGACCATTTCAACAAGGCACATATACTTTCAGTCACCGCTCACTGACAGAGTTATTTCTGTTTATCATTGGCCCTTTCCACATTTTctgaaactatttttaaatattttcttgcaGCTTTAGACCCTGAAAAGATACCCCCCTAGCCACAATGTCCTCTATATTGTCAGGTACCTCgagaaaagagaaaatcctGATCAGAGTAAAGTAAATGTAGACGGGTACTCCCCCGAAACGTCTCTGGGATATCAGACCGATATCTGGCTTCTCTGCTGAACAGGAGGTAGAATGGAGAATACTTTGTGGTGATCTGTACCTTTATTTGCAAGCCAAACATGGCTGCACTGAGGTACAGACCCCAGTCCCAAGCTTCTCCTCCACCAGTTTAGTGCAGGTTCTGAAACATTAGCCTCCTTATGAAATACTGTTTTGGTTGTAAAACATAGCTTATAGCCATGTCTGATCCTCATCCTGGGTGGCTTAGAAAGTGGCTGAGGTCAATTATACCCCCGCAGCACTGCTTAATACAATACAGTAGCATTGTAGAATATTTAACACAATGACATGTAGTCATTGTGCAAAATGGTTCAAGGTCATTTAAATGTCAAGTCTAAATGACCTTGTCACCGTCCCATTCATCCTTTCAACCATTCCgttggtttgtgtgtatggCGCGCAAAAGCTCCTCTGAATTTGAGCCTTTTGGCAGAGCACCATATTCAGCTGAATTTAATAGATGACAATCATGGTACGTAAAATCTGAAGTTACCCTCACCCCTGTCTTTGGGTTAATGAAACTGACTGCTCAGGCAAAAACGTTCTTGAGAAATCACAGAAAATTAATAGTTATCGGACCACCTTATTCCGGAACTCACCTCCTAGGTCCGTGAGAATTTGTTTGTGGAGCCGCAAACCTATAGAAagatcccacaatgcattgtgcTACTTCCTCCGCTTGCTTAGGCTTCTGCCCACTTTGTTTGTACATATTCCCTCTTGGAGTTGGCCTCAGTTTCCCCAGGACCAGGTCCACCCCAACCAGTGCAAATGGTTCAGACACCTGAGCAGTTCCAAAAGATTTAGGAGTGGACAGTGACATACGGATTGGGAACTTTATATGCAAAGAAGTGTGAATACATGAAGCTTACTTGAACtgggatgtgttttttgtgtcgTCATGTTCTTCTGGCACTGAGCACATGCTGAAATCTAAAGGTTATATCAGAATGTATGTGAACTATTTGAAGAAATTTGAGAGGCCATGCATTCAGAAAGAGAAGATTGACATTTTCTGATGTCAATGCTCATCCTAGGCCAGTAAAACCCGTCTCTAATGGCATCAAATGTTCTATTAAATTCCGTTTCTGCCCCAGTTGCACTGGCATGGAAATCTTTAAAGACTATCGGCATCCGCAGCATATTTTACGACCGTTACCACTTTAGTGTCCTTGTTCTTTTTCTTGAGGAAGTACAGCTCTCCATCTATAATTTAACATCATATATTTAAGATCTGTCACATTTTAACACATCACACAAAGCTATTGCAGTCAATGGAGCTCATCAACCTCACCTTTGTGTAATTAGAGCTCTTCTGGTTCAGATCATATTTCTGCTTTTGTGATTAGTGCTACAGGGTAAATACTATTTGGCCTTTACAGTATCCCTCTATGATTTTTGCATCCATTTTTatctcctctgtgtctcccattccatttctctcctctcccgctgtctctctcactcactcctgtCTGTGAATCTGATAAGGGCTGTGCCATCACTCAGAGCTCATATACAAAATGCCCAATCATTGCTAACTGTGTGCCACTTGCATTACAACTGTTAGGCCTGATCCTCTACTCTAGGCCAGAGACGGGCCAGTTGAGTGCATTGCTGTCGCGCGAGTGTGAGGTCGAGTGCTCGGGGTTCCGATTCACGCTTCCAGCATCGCTAGCGCTGAACGCGCTGCTACGTAAACGGCGATAGATTCACTCTGCAGTCACATCTGTCccgaatgtaaaaaaaaaaaaaaaagtcaggcaTTCATCATGGTAATACTACAACAACGTTACTCACAgatccaacagaaaacaagccaattcCTTATCATGTTTCATTCCCTTCATCTCTGACACCAGTGAGGAAAAGCAAAtccaaggttaactctagttcttgaatgAGACCCGGTGGTTCGATATTTTGCTCTGCTATATTTCggctgtagctagctagctagcaacaaatcCTCCACTGAAATATGATCCCACAGGCTCTGTAACCACacccatcccaaacacattttagaataactaATAAAGGTGaaggtgcacaaattcagcAAAAATACGTAAAGACAGAGGCATCacagatatgccttagcatggttattttatattattttctaagttaaaatcctgcatagtctgCCTTTAACAATACTGTAATCTGGGAAGTTATGTATTGTAATCACAGAGATCTGGTGGGGTTCGAACCCCAGTCTCTCTGGAGAAGTGGATACGCTAACTGCTGCACTAAAGAAGAATTCATCGTTAGCGatgttcttaaaaataaaataaaaattatttattaacagAGATCCCAGTGTTTCATGGTACAGTTTTCCCAGAATAAACATGCTAAAACTGTTGGTAAAAtctttaataaatgtttatattttatatccaaaTCTATGCATATCTATATTTAATGTGTCCATCATAATCAGTGAGTGCATGTCTGCGTGTAATGATTTTTacactttgatttattttacttatttttccatttttgaaaattagtgtaaatacacacacgtgtatgttATGCCTTTGCATttacatatgcatattttacaaaGTCAAATAAAGCCTTTCAGTTTATATTTCTTATGTGGAATGATAATTTTGTATTTGAGAGTTTAGTGAACATTTGTGCAGGGAACTTCACTTGAGTGGCTGTGTCATCTTGGATGAACTGAATGGTGAATGCTGTACCAAGTTAATGCTTATTCAGAGTGGTATCAATGTTTAAATCGAAGTTTGTTAGCTGTCAAGACCTAAACTGCTATAAGATGCCGAAAAGCCTGAACTCGCTTCGCGGGGGATTGAAAGTCTTCATCTGCGATGGAAGGTGAATTCAagataaatttttaaaaagcgtcACTTTGGTTAAAAGTCCAGGACAAATTAAACTGCAGAAATTAAAACCAGCAAAAAGGCAAATTTGTGAGACGGTGTATTACTAGTGAAAAATAATACTTTGATAGAATGCACCAACTGAAGGCTCCTTATATTAACGCAACATGACCAAaacttggtgcttgcataccaggcagctaaggggtcagcaccagggtacatccagaggatcatcagaccctacacaccagccagacctctccgttctgccacctctggacgcttggcacctccccctcttcgcatcTGTACTTCCCggtcccgtctgctgtctgtcctggcccctcgctggtggaattacctccccgtggcggtcagaacagcagagaatcttaccaccttcaaacgcagactgaagaatCATCTCTTcaggcaggattgttgtttttgtctgattaggcaaatgtgattccagtgctagtttgtacttagtaggattcttgtttgctgaacagcttactctacagggttggagtcctgatcgatgtggtcacttctggcactacgatccttacttcactctagtgtttcttttgcacctctacatcgtgaaccagtgcacttgttgtacgtcgctctggataagagcgtctgctaaatgcctgtaatgtaatgtaatgtaactagcAAATCCCCGAGGTCGATTGCGCCCGGTTTCTACATTTTACGGTAACCTTAATGTTCCGTCACACTCGCATCCTCTGCAGTCCGGAAGTAAATGGTGTAGACAACAAACTGTATTCTCCGTCACCTGGATTAACGTGACACACTGCGACGTCTATTTTCCCTTCACCAACAGAATTATCTGCCTGTACAAACATACTCTACGAAGCATCTCATAAGTATTTCGTTAGAGACGTGTGCCTTACAGTACAATGTCGGTTATTTTTCATAAGCAGCTGGCCTCCATTATGGAGGTGTTAACGTCTGCGGCAGTAACAGAAATAAGCAAACTTGTAGATGACGGTTATGCGGTTTTACATCTGGAAATGTCTCACTACGTGAAAGAGAACGAGGCTCTGAAGAGGAAACTGCGGACGATGGAGCTGCGGGTCTCGCGAGCGTGTCCGGAGAGAACGGACGCGCGAGAGAGCTCTGCAAGCAGTCGCCGTTTCGGCGTGCAAGTTTGCCATGAAGCGAGAACTGAAGGTGGGTTGGGTAGTGCACTGTTTTCGAAGACCTACAGTTAAAAGAAATCTGAGTTCTCCTGGCTTTCATATCACaaacgtttttgtttttagtttaaaaaaccTACATCAAAGtagctgaaaatgtgtgttttcttggAACGTTGATGAAATATACTTGgtaaaaatagctgtgcatattGACCACAATCTTACTGCAACTTTGTATAAGATGCCAACTTTGGAGAAAACCCCAACCAGACAGAAAACACTACACGCAAGTATACCGGAAGTATACTATTTTTACCTAAGAATACTTGAAGTATGCTTAAAGTTTATATCAAGTATGCTTAGTATACTATTGTGTAGCATGGGGGAGCTTTGCTAATGAGCAAATGGTCAATGCTTTATAGGAATTGTGATCTAATTTTGGTGGAGCTCAAACTGGGGGCTGAAGTTAAAGCCAGTTGAAGGGCTTTCATAATTCAACACTGGCTAAAACGTTGTGGAACTAATTGAATTCCTGGGAAGTAATCTTGTAAATTGGAACTTACCCTTCCCAATCTTCTGAAGAGAGAGTGCCTGGTATTGGCTCTGCTGTGGTCACATGGTTGTATCTTTATGTCTTTCTTCCATTTTAGAGAGTTGTTTTCAGACCTTAGGGAAGCAGGCGGTCAGCCGTCTGCACGCAGGTGGATGGACCACACCTGTGCCTGACGATAACGTTCCCGAGCAACCTGCCGTTTCCACCCACCAGGTAAGCTCACCTGCCCAGCAGACATCAGCTGacacttagctggcaggtaatTCCACGTGAGGTCTGATCCTGTTCTTGTGTGTTACtgccttgtttttgtgttttgttttaaaattttaatccTCTGTTTTGCACAATtatgtacagcactttggttgATGGAAGTCGTTTAGAAATAAACTCGACTTGACTTTCCCCCGGTTGTACCTGTTGCAGTGTGCAGACACGGAGGAGGAAAGGACTGAACCACTCCTTATAAAAGTGGAGGAACTGGAAGAAGACAGAGACCCACGGTGGGAGATTAATGCCAGGGAGGAGGGTAAGTGGCTTTGCTTAACTTGTGCAGAGAGACACTAAGAATCGGCATTAACTCAAATACTCATAAAGCTCTAAAGACGTCGTTATTCTGTGGTAAAACCATGTTAGGTAGCACTGTCTACCATTTGCTTTTCACCGCATTTGAAACctcagtttcattttaatgtacactttttgtttttactgttccCTCCAGGAGCGGTGGAGTGGAGGGCAGGCAGCAGGGAAAAACGTCCCGTTGAGGAAACGCAGAATAAAGCAGCGAATCACACAGAggagctcactgagcagcacaggaccAGACGCGCTGTTTGGGAGGTCAGTGGACTGGAGTCTGTCCTAAAAGCAGAGGGACAGAGCGAGTGTGTCGAGACGCTCCAACACAGAGGAGCTGAACACAGGGCAGGAGGACTGAACAGTCTGGACTCTGAGTTTGTCATGTTTGAAAGACCAGGCCAGCTGGGGTCCTACTGTACACAAGGGGGCGCTGTCACGGAGACAGAGGATCCGTGTTGCTCTTACTCTACAGAAACGGACTCGGAGAGCCTGGCCTTTCGCTCGGAGCTGCAGTTTACTGCTTCGAAAGACGACGGCGGTCATGCCAGTCTTTCAGCGGGCTCCCGCGATGTGAACCCGGATGCACCGATGGAACCCGTGTCTGTTAAAATAGAGGCGGACCTTCAGCCTGCCTGGAGCAGGAGGCCCGTGTCTGAGCTTGTGTACTCCGAGCAGAGACACGGCCCtgtggagagaggaagacaggcGGCGCTGCCCCATAACGTTTTCTCACTGCGCCTGCCGCATAATATATCCGCGACAACGGGAACCACGGCAACAGCGCCGCAGTCAAACCCGGACGACGTAAACGGAACTCCACTCTACGAGAAGAGGTGCACTGCATCCAAAGGCTTCAGGGGTCACCGCAAGGTCTgcacgaggaagaggaagttcATCTGCAAATACTGCGGAAAGGGTTTCCCTCGCGCAAAGGAGCTGGAGATTCACCAGAGAGTGCACACGGGGGAGAAACCGTTCGGCTGCACGCACTGCGGGAAGCGCTTCACCCAGAAGTGCAACCTGAAGACGCACTTGAGCATCCACACTGGGGAGAAACCGTTCCGTTGCCTGCAGTGCGGGAAAGGCTTCGTCCAGTCGGGCTACCTGAAGGCGCACCAGAGAGTCCACACGGGGGAGAAACCGTTCAGCTGCGCCAAATGCGGGAAGAGGTTTGGCCAGTCTTCTTACCTGCGGTCCCACCAGAGCGTGCACACCGGGGAGAAACCGTTCAGCTGCGCACACTGCGGGAAGGGCTTCACTCGATCCTGTCACCTGAAAAGGCATCAGACTGTTCATGAGCCTGGAAACTGCACCGATGTGGACTTATTTTGATGAAGCTTTGCTCTGTAGGTCACTcagggtgagggtgtgtgctaAATAAAGTTGGCAAAGGTAACAGAAATGAGATTCCACCATATagggaaattatatttttgtaagtGGTTCCTGTGATGGTGCGTGGCCCAGTGATTTAGCAGAGCCTTTCTCACAGAAGtagtttttaaaacagaaacaaaacgaCACCCCATAACTTCAGAATCCTATTtcttatgaagaaaaaaaagtaataatttcttgttttttttcaatttaaacagATGATTGGTTGATTACTTACTAAAAAGACAAGAAACTGAGTGAgcttcaattttaaaaaagcttgcTTCTCATGTGGGTGCATGTCCCTCAAGCCCTAGATATTACCCTAGATGACGATTTGTCAGTGCAgcatatatataatgtaatgtgcatCTAAAATGTGAGATTACATATATGCAAAGGCCACCAGTTCTTGGGTAGAATTTGTCTCAATGGTTGCAGTCGCCAGTGCAGTTTTAAATGGATGTAATTTGAGTATAATTGATTACAGAACATTCTGAAAAActtctgaacattttttatgaaagtGTGTATCGTACCTTTAAATTATTAACACATGCTTATGTATTGTTATACTTTGtaatgatgaaataaatgtctgtaataCCTGAGGACTAATGTATAGTTTCCATGCTGTAGTTAGTAGCGTGTTGTTATTTCAAAGCTAAATGGAAAACTGTATTTGAACAGCTAACTAACATACATGGGAATTTATCATATCAATCCTTATGTTATCGGTTTAATTTTTTAAGGACTTTATTGAGATTTATCTATTACATTTATCCGTGAATATGGTTAAATAAATTTGCAGTATTTAAGAGCAATATGGTCGATTAATaaaagtaagttttttttttctttgaattgtATGCGGTTGGTAGGACTCGGGTACGCGTCCTCATGCCGCACTCCAGATCAATGGGTGGCGATAATGCACCCTTTTGCAGTGTTACAGCTGCtggaaaacaaaactaaagAAGAAGAACGTTTTGTAAGAGAGTCCAATCTCACATAAAATGGCGCCATTAAGCGAACGCCTGCATAGTGAAACAGTGCTGTAACATTATAATCTAATATCGCAGTGTAACGATCAAATTTAAGTGAAAACATGCCCACAGCCGTAACCTTTGAGCAAATTCATTCCCTCACACATACGCGGATTACTAGATATGCCGTTTGTGTGCCTTTAGCTCGCACTGAACTGTTCGACGCCATCTTGGAGAGCCACGTGACAATGTTTTGTTCAAATAATTAAGGTGG encodes:
- the LOC135255909 gene encoding uncharacterized protein LOC135255909 isoform X1, with translation MSNRVLHKQLASIMEVLANSAVAEICKVVDDGYAVLRLEISQSKKENDALRRKLQVMERRLLHGRPEKTKMRESPVHPRSDGPHLYSEMKGTTVLDQSYFSLDQQMVDIPRRAGKANALAEKGSSVHLIGDQCADVEEGRTELVLIKEETVEEDPQGEMKNEEQEESYFSLDQQMTDVPRRARKANALAEKGSPVHLIGDQCADVEEGRTELVLIKEETVEEDPQGEMNNEEQSPEESYFSLDQQMADIPRRPREANALAGKGSPVHLIGDQCENMEEGRTESILIKEETVEEDRDPQGEMKNEEEGAVEWRAGSRENRPVVETQNKAANHTEELTEQHRTRRAVWECADMEEGRTEALLIKEERLKENLGNPHRQGELRNRDETFRPAVSSCDGAEGALALDARNTPDGDDGVPRAGQEVWETSGQETVLKTESVCNSVTRRLQHRGAEHRPGGRSSLDSEFVMFDRPGQLGSYCTQGGAVAGTEDPCCSYSAETDPECLSFHSELQPGSPAEEWGINGFPSLHSNPRDITDSVDCLHSNPRDITDSKAAAEMHSALSKRPMPGPALNKNRLYKQMADREAARLGNGGILYPGHAHIPGRESQVNQVHSKPEASLGKRYSLCGVQASEGSCGVVAGERPFICTYCGKTFSRTRNLETHLRVHTGEKPFSCTQCGKSFSQLCSLKTHLSVHTGERPFRCTQCGKRFAQPGYLKRHQTVHTGEKPFSCTQCEKSFSFLSNLIRHQGLHAGGRPFTVHTHTFTAQWRGCCFSVDGPHPCVHFQ
- the LOC135255909 gene encoding uncharacterized protein LOC135255909 isoform X3, producing the protein MSNRVLHKQLASIMEVLANSAVAEICKVVDDGYAVLRLEISQSKKENDALRRKLQVMERRLLHGRPEKTKMRESPVHPRSDGPHLYSEMKGTTGPEESYFSLDQQMADIPRRPREANALAGKGSPVHLIGDQCENMEEGRTESILIKEETVEEDRDPQGEMKNEEEGAVEWRAGSRENRPVVETQNKAANHTEELTEQHRTRRAVWECADMEEGRTEALLIKEERLKENLGNPHRQGELRNRDETFRPAVSSCDGAEGALALDARNTPDGDDGVPRAGQEVWETSGQETVLKTESVCNSVTRRLQHRGAEHRPGGRSSLDSEFVMFDRPGQLGSYCTQGGAVAGTEDPCCSYSAETDPECLSFHSELQPGSPAEEWGINGFPSLHSNPRDITDSVDCLHSNPRDITDSKAAAEMHSALSKRPMPGPALNKNRLYKQMADREAARLGNGGILYPGHAHIPGRESQVNQVHSKPEASLGKRYSLCGVQASEGSCGVVAGERPFICTYCGKTFSRTRNLETHLRVHTGEKPFSCTQCGKSFSQLCSLKTHLSVHTGERPFRCTQCGKRFAQPGYLKRHQTVHTGEKPFSCTQCEKSFSFLSNLIRHQGLHAGGRPFTVHTHTFTAQWRGCCFSVDGPHPCVHFQ
- the LOC135255909 gene encoding uncharacterized protein LOC135255909 isoform X4; the protein is MSNRVLHKQLASIMEVLANTAVAEICKIVDDGYAVLRLEMSHSKKENDALRRKLQVMERRLVNGCPQKTIILESPVHLRSDGPNVCSEIKGTTEESYFSLDQQMADIPRRPREANALAGKGSPVHLIGDQCENMEEGRTESILIKEETVEEDRDPQGEMKNEEEGAVEWRAGSRENRPVVETQNKAANHTEELTEQHRTRRAVWECADMEEGRTEALLIKEERLKENLGNPHRQGELRNRDETFRPAVSSCDGAEGALALDARNTPDGDDGVPRAGQEVWETSGQETVLKTESVCNSVTRRLQHRGAEHRPGGRSSLDSEFVMFDRPGQLGSYCTQGGAVAGTEDPCCSYSAETDPECLSFHSELQPGSPAEEWGINGFPSLHSNPRDITDSVDCLHSNPRDITDSKAAAEMHSALSKRPMPGPALNKNRLYKQMADREAARLGNGGILYPGHAHIPGRESQVNQVHSKPEASLGKRYSLCGVQASEGSCGVVAGERPFICTYCGKTFSRTRNLETHLRVHTGEKPFSCTQCGKSFSQLCSLKTHLSVHTGERPFRCTQCGKRFAQPGYLKRHQTVHTGEKPFSCTQCEKSFSFLSNLIRHQGLHAGGRPFTVHTHTFTAQWRGCCFSVDGPHPCVHFQ
- the LOC135255914 gene encoding zinc finger and SCAN domain-containing protein 2-like — its product is MSVIFHKQLASIMEVLTSAAVTEISKLVDDGYAVLHLEMSHYVKENEALKRKLRTMELRVSRACPERTDARESSASSRRFGVQVCHEARTEESCFQTLGKQAVSRLHAGGWTTPVPDDNVPEQPAVSTHQCADTEEERTEPLLIKVEELEEDRDPRWEINAREEGAVEWRAGSREKRPVEETQNKAANHTEELTEQHRTRRAVWEVSGLESVLKAEGQSECVETLQHRGAEHRAGGLNSLDSEFVMFERPGQLGSYCTQGGAVTETEDPCCSYSTETDSESLAFRSELQFTASKDDGGHASLSAGSRDVNPDAPMEPVSVKIEADLQPAWSRRPVSELVYSEQRHGPVERGRQAALPHNVFSLRLPHNISATTGTTATAPQSNPDDVNGTPLYEKRCTASKGFRGHRKVCTRKRKFICKYCGKGFPRAKELEIHQRVHTGEKPFGCTHCGKRFTQKCNLKTHLSIHTGEKPFRCLQCGKGFVQSGYLKAHQRVHTGEKPFSCAKCGKRFGQSSYLRSHQSVHTGEKPFSCAHCGKGFTRSCHLKRHQTVHEPGNCTDVDLF
- the LOC135255909 gene encoding uncharacterized protein LOC135255909 isoform X2 codes for the protein MSNRVLHKQLASIMEVLANTAVAEICKIVDDGYAVLRLEMSHSKKENDALRRKLQVMERRLVNGCPQKTIILESPVHLRSDGPNVCSEIKGTTGPEESYFSLDQQMADIPRRPREANALAGKGSPVHLIGDQCENMEEGRTESILIKEETVEEDRDPQGEMKNEEEGAVEWRAGSRENRPVVETQNKAANHTEELTEQHRTRRAVWECADMEEGRTEALLIKEERLKENLGNPHRQGELRNRDETFRPAVSSCDGAEGALALDARNTPDGDDGVPRAGQEVWETSGQETVLKTESVCNSVTRRLQHRGAEHRPGGRSSLDSEFVMFDRPGQLGSYCTQGGAVAGTEDPCCSYSAETDPECLSFHSELQPGSPAEEWGINGFPSLHSNPRDITDSVDCLHSNPRDITDSKAAAEMHSALSKRPMPGPALNKNRLYKQMADREAARLGNGGILYPGHAHIPGRESQVNQVHSKPEASLGKRYSLCGVQASEGSCGVVAGERPFICTYCGKTFSRTRNLETHLRVHTGEKPFSCTQCGKSFSQLCSLKTHLSVHTGERPFRCTQCGKRFAQPGYLKRHQTVHTGEKPFSCTQCEKSFSFLSNLIRHQGLHAGGRPFTVHTHTFTAQWRGCCFSVDGPHPCVHFQ